In a single window of the Rhopalosiphum padi isolate XX-2018 chromosome 1, ASM2088224v1, whole genome shotgun sequence genome:
- the LOC132918664 gene encoding Golgi-associated plant pathogenesis-related protein 1-like encodes MAKDASETKNVIADALDRHNFYRKKHNVPPLKINSKLNEISQNWADELAKTDKASHRPKNAYGENIYTIWSTEEVTQLGIKAVDSWYSEIKYFNFQGTNDDMAASTKAFHFTQLIWKDSEELGVGASKSPKSGKLYVVCNYDPHGNVRSQFKEQVLESDAS; translated from the exons atggcg AAAGATGCCAGTGAgacaaaaaatgttattgcagATGCCTTGGATAGGCATAACTTCTACAGAAAAAAACACAATGTGCctcctttaaaaattaattcaaag ttgaatgaaattagtcaaaattggGCTGACGAGCTTGCTAAAACTGACAAAGCGTCTCATCGTCCAAAAAATGCTTAcggtgaaaatatttatactatatggtCAACAGAAGAAGTGACACAATTGGGCATTAAAGCAGTAGACAGCTGgtatagtgaaataaaatattttaattttcaaggaaCAAACGATGACATGGCTGCTTCTACAAAagcat TTCACTTTACTCAATTAATTTGGAAAGACAGTGAAGAGCTTGGTGTTGGTGCATCCAAAAGTCCTAAATCCGGTAAATTATACGTAGTATGTAATTATGACCCGCACGGAAATGTTAGATCGCAATTTAAAGAACAAGTATTGGAATCTGATGCTTCATAA
- the LOC132918662 gene encoding general transcription factor II-I repeat domain-containing protein 2B-like yields MSISNKAVKRKYEEEKREFKLEWEELYFFIQKNDKPFCLICQVTLSQFKVSNLKRHYETNHSTFSREFPIGSDSRKNKLCSMKLKFAKQTNVMTMFTNEADDCVEASFVIAFNIAQAKRPYTDGEYIKKNILDVISVLNPENQKLLKMVENVPVSRHTIERRISTISFDIFTNLKNNIANCLSLSLALDESTDIQDKPQLAIFVRYVTSDVDVKEELLDLISLKETTRGIDIKIALDETLQKAEIPLNKIISISTDGAPSMVGCKNGLIGLLKNDTNFPDFIPIHCILHREHLTAKYFKYDHVMDVVLKIVNYIRSSAKTHRQFKNFLEDIEDDIPNDVPWYCLVRWLSVNNILTKFFQLIEPIKVFLIEKNKSFPQLSNSNWLRDLAFFTDIMQHLSTLNVSLQGQNKLVNDLGQKVFSFQNKLKLFIRDLQSNNFTHFSCLEKIEAFLIESEIKINCDDYVLKLEFLFTDFEERFRDLKALKPSFGFLENPFLVNVIEKGCPLSHPIITNKADLEIELLELLEDEGLKQFINNCPSILEFWKHISILKYPNIKNCAVKLISIFGTTYSCESLYSTMKIIKSKYRSNLTDDHLTELLRTALTSIQPDLKKLTKKVDTKKIPRKQN; encoded by the coding sequence ATGTCAATTTCTAATAAAGCGGTTAAACGTAAATATGAAgaagaaaaacgggaatttaaATTAGAATGGGAAGAACTATACTTTTTCATACAGAAAAACGATAAACCATTTTGTCTCATATGTCAAGTTACATTATCACAGTTTAAGGTTAGTAATTTAAAACGGCATTACGAAACCAATCACAGCACATTTAGTCGAGAATTTCCTATTGGTTCTGATTCGAGGAAAAATAAGCTATGTtcgatgaaattaaaatttgctaAACAAACTAATGTTATGACAATGTTTACGAACGAGGCAGACGACTGTGTAGAAGCAAGTTTTGTAATTGCCTTTAATATTGCTCAAGCAAAACGTCCGTATACGGACGgcgagtatataaaaaaaaatattttagatgtaatttctgttttaaatcctgaaaatcaaaaacttttaaaaatggttGAAAATGTACCAGTATCACGACATACAATAGAAAGGCGTATTTCAACAATTAGCTTTGATATTTTcaccaatttaaaaaacaacattgCTAATTGTTTATCTCTTAGTCTAGCTTTAGATGAATCTACCGATATCCAAGATAAACCTCAGTTAGCCATATTTGTTCGTTATGTTACGAGTGATGTAGATGTGAAAGAAGAGTTGTTAGATCTAATTTCATTGAAGGAAACTACTCGGGGTATTGACATTAAGATTGCTCTCGATGAAACTCTACAAAAAGCTGAAATTCcactaaacaaaattataagcaTTTCAACTGATGGAGCTCCTAGTATGGTGGGTTGTAAAAATGGATTAATAGgacttttaaaaaatgatactaATTTCCCAGATTTTATACCTATTCATTGTATTCTACATAGAGAACACCTAActgctaaatattttaaatatgatcatGTGATGgatgttgttttaaaaattgtaaattacatACGTTCAAGTGCAAAAACACATCGGCAGTTTAAAAACTTCCTAGAAGACATAGAAGATGATATTCCTAATGATGTCCCATGGTATTGTCTAGTTAGATGGTTGTcggtcaataacattttaactaaattttttcaattaatagaaccaatcaaagtatttttaatagaaaaaaataaaagttttcctcaactttcaaattcaaattggtTAAGAGATTTGGCATTTTTTACCGACATCATGCAACATTTATCAACATTAAATGTATCTCTTCAAGgtcaaaataaattagttaatgaCCTAGGGCAAAAAGtatttagttttcaaaataaactaaaacttTTCATACGAGATTTACAATCAAACAATTTTACTCACTTTTCATGTTTAGAAAAAATAGAAGCGTTCCTGATAGaatcagaaataaaaattaattgtgacGACTATGTACTTaaacttgaatttttatttactgacTTCGAAGAACGATTTCGAGACCTAAAGGCATTAAAACCCTCATTCGGATTTTTAGAAAATCCATTTTTAGTTAATGTCATTGAAAAGGGATGTCCATTATCACATCCTATCATCACAAATAAAGCGGATCTCGAAATAGAACTCTTGGAGTTATTAGAAGATGAAGGTCTTAAGCAGTTTATAAACAATTGTCCCTCTATATTGGAATTTTGGAagcatatttctatattaaaatacccaaatattaaaaactgtgcGGTAAAATTGATATCAATTTTTGGAACGACGTATTCATGTGAATCACTTTAttcaacaatgaaaataattaagtcaAAATATCGTTCAAATTTGACTGATGATCATCTTACAGAATTACTAAGAACTGCTCTTACATCAATTCAACCAGATCTTAAGAAGCTTACTAAAAAAGTAGACACGAAAAAAATACCACGCAAACAAAATTag
- the LOC132918663 gene encoding putative uncharacterized protein DDB_G0271982 isoform X2 yields MNSLLFKKRLSLYINGGKTYLNNEFEIIYGGSPKVMTKIDGADFAGVKRVRRLTSKEILELKERRNKQKEIEKKQEEEEKRREQKEKEREKRQEKKEREKERKQEEKEKERERKQEEKERQRERKQEEKERQRERKQDEEERRRERKMGEARGIKGTRRDTKKSQHIRKASQYEVEILKSNIDQQIRRTLSNKQNTQLGRSPRRKNV; encoded by the exons ATGAATTCCCTACTCTtcaaaaaaag ACTATCACTTTACATAAATGGtggaaaaacatatttaaataatgaatttgaaattatttatggaGGATCACCCAAAGTCATga CGAAAATAGATGGTGCTGATTTTGCAGGAGTGAAAAGGGTTCGAAGACTAACATCTAAAGAAATATTAGAACTCAAGGAAAGAAGGAATAAACAGAAAGAAATTGAAAAGAaacaagaagaagaagaaaaaagaaGGGagcaaaaagaaaaagaaagggAGAAGAGACAGGAAAAAAAAGAAAGAGAAAAGGAGAGGAAACaggaagaaaaagaaaaagaaagggAGCGAAAACAGGAAGAAAAAGAAAGACAAAGAGAACGGAAACAAGAAGAAAAAGAAAGACAAAGGGAAAGGAAACAGGATGAAGAAGAAAGACGAAGAGAGCGAAAAATGGGCGAAGCACGTGGAATAAAAGGAACAAGACGCGATACCAAAAAATCACAGCATATAAGGAAAGCATCACAATATGaagtagaaatattaaaatctaatattgaTCAACAGATTCGACGTACACttagtaataaacaaaatacacaaCTCGGCCGTTCACCGAGAAGAAAAAACGTATAa
- the LOC132918663 gene encoding putative uncharacterized protein DDB_G0271982 isoform X1, protein MKLCIINPMYTSLFLVIVLSAYVSSLSLYINGGKTYLNNEFEIIYGGSPKVMTKIDGADFAGVKRVRRLTSKEILELKERRNKQKEIEKKQEEEEKRREQKEKEREKRQEKKEREKERKQEEKEKERERKQEEKERQRERKQEEKERQRERKQDEEERRRERKMGEARGIKGTRRDTKKSQHIRKASQYEVEILKSNIDQQIRRTLSNKQNTQLGRSPRRKNV, encoded by the exons ATGAAGCTCTGTATTATAAATCCAATGTACACGTCTCTTTTTTTAGTGATTGTTCTCTCAGCATATGTATCTtc ACTATCACTTTACATAAATGGtggaaaaacatatttaaataatgaatttgaaattatttatggaGGATCACCCAAAGTCATga CGAAAATAGATGGTGCTGATTTTGCAGGAGTGAAAAGGGTTCGAAGACTAACATCTAAAGAAATATTAGAACTCAAGGAAAGAAGGAATAAACAGAAAGAAATTGAAAAGAaacaagaagaagaagaaaaaagaaGGGagcaaaaagaaaaagaaagggAGAAGAGACAGGAAAAAAAAGAAAGAGAAAAGGAGAGGAAACaggaagaaaaagaaaaagaaagggAGCGAAAACAGGAAGAAAAAGAAAGACAAAGAGAACGGAAACAAGAAGAAAAAGAAAGACAAAGGGAAAGGAAACAGGATGAAGAAGAAAGACGAAGAGAGCGAAAAATGGGCGAAGCACGTGGAATAAAAGGAACAAGACGCGATACCAAAAAATCACAGCATATAAGGAAAGCATCACAATATGaagtagaaatattaaaatctaatattgaTCAACAGATTCGACGTACACttagtaataaacaaaatacacaaCTCGGCCGTTCACCGAGAAGAAAAAACGTATAa
- the LOC132927419 gene encoding trichohyalin-like, producing the protein MKLCIINPMYTSLFLVIVLSAYVSSLSLYITGGRTYLNNQFEIIYGGSPNVMTKIDGADFAGVKRIRRLTPKEILELKIIRNKQKVIQKKQEEEERKREQEEKERERQQEEEEKERERKQEEEEKERERKQEEEEKERERKQEEEERRREEEEKEREKQQEEEEKERERKQEEEERRRERKQEEEERQREQEEKERERQQEEEEKERERKQEEEERRRERKIGETREIKGPRRDTKKAQHKAKPSSQYKAEIVKSNTGQQIRRTLSNKQNTPLGRLPRRKNVFDLEQIVLTNGTHYKIAHFLIVNMKLYIINPMYTSLFLVIVISAYVSSISFYTIDGKSYLNDKYEITFGGSPDVITKIDGADYGGVKKVRKLTPDEILEIKNKQLILDTKNKNQWKQEEKEREREQRMQAEERKRKEQEREAQRKVEREMSELKMQRERKEREEKKIIEQNQRKEDRKMSEIKRRNEEQVREAQLKVEREMPELKTQSEQKKSDEYIIEQKRRRELLKIIDPPREKDQQYGITRKNKKGRATKGRQVYDDEVLNRELNASQLEMEISMGQQTRDMERNIERDMDKQMRDMETAQLEMERNMERDMDKQMRDMETAQLEMGKKMERDMDKQMRDMDIKMRDMGRSIDQQVRGVERGQRGMKSDQFNPRIRRNRNNMQITSGNRGVGRIGINNFYVFQLRLLSLVNMKLYIIKPMYTSLILVIFFVALSSSISIFTIDGKTYLDSEYEIIFGGRNVLNINQNTITGLKSYRPLSDDEKIIIQEKKKIIDIQEEKDRQIRDEEREKERKLRDAERERHRKQREFEREMRDKEREMFRQQRDEDRIQRDLQRQRDQYLREEDRNEQLRRRDEERQMRDAQREKEQQQRATEWSQRGAKWLQRGAEWSQRGLARLREQQQREENRAADLKTREENRAMLEAQKEMNRSNRYAEKAQTIAETTQQQRRRDLELREGIQIHRKLERVQPNDGRSSRNGGNNKKRRAESSENSENSESEADAPKRQIGRKNTSYGNRGAGNVRVNNQNKISFRGNEISF; encoded by the exons ATGAAGCTCTGTATTATAAATCCAATGTACACGTCTCTTTTTTTGGTTATTGTTCTCTCAGCATATGTATCTtc ACTATCACTTTACATAACCGGTGGaagaacatatttaaataatcaatttgaaattatttatggaGGATCCCCCAATGTCatga CGAAAATAGATGGTGCTGACTTTGCAGGAGTGAAAAGGATTAGAAGATTAACACCGAAAGAAATATTAGAACTCAAGATAATACGGAATAAACAGAAAGTAATTCAAAAGAaacaagaagaagaagaaagaAAAAGAGAGCAAGAAGAAAAAGAAAGGGAAAGGCAAcaggaagaagaagaaaaagaaagGGAGAGGAAAcaggaagaagaagaaaaagaaagGGAGAGGAAAcaggaagaagaagaaaaagaaagGGAGAGGAAACAGGAAGAAGAAGAAAGACGAAGGGAGGAAGAAGAAAAAGAAAGGGAAAAGCAAcaggaagaagaagaaaaagaaagGGAGAGGAAACAGGAAGAAGAAGAAAGACGAAGGGAGAGGAAACAGGAAGAAGAAGAAAGGCAAAGGGAGCAAGAAGAAAAAGAAAGGGAAAGGCAAcaggaagaagaagaaaaagaaagGGAGAGGAAACAGGAAGAAGAAGAAAGACGAAGGGAGCGAAAAATTGGTGAAACACGAGAAATAAAAGGACCAAGGCGCGATACCAAAAAAGCACAGCATAAAGCGAAACCATCATCACAATATAAAGCGGAAATAGTAAAATCCAATACTGGGCAACAGATTCGGCGTACACttagtaataaacaaaatacaccTCTCGGCCGTTTACCCAGAAGAAAAAACgtctttgatt TGGAACAAATTGTTCTAACAAATGGTACACACTATAAAATTGCACATTTTTTAATCGTAAACATGAAGCTCTATATTATAAATCCAATGTACACGTCTCTTTTTTTGGTGATTGTTATCTCAGCATATGTATCTtc aatATCATTTTACACAATTGAtggaaaatcatatttaaatgataaatatgaaataactttTGGAGGATCGCCCGATgtcataa CGAAAATAGATGGCGCCGATTATGGAGGAGTGAAAAAGGTTAGAAAATTAACGCCTGAcgaaattttagaaataaaaaataaacaactaatATTAGATACGAAGAATAAAAATCAGTGGAAACAAGAAGAAAAAGAAAGGGAAAGAGAGCAACGAATGCAAGCAGAAGAAAGGAAAAGAAAGGAACAAGAACGCGAAGCACAACGTAAGGTTGAAAGGGAAATGAGTGAATTGAAAATGCAGAGAGAACGAAAAGAACGCGAGGAAAAGAAAATTATAGAGCAAAATCAACGAAAAGAAGACCGAAAAATGAGTGAAATAAAAAGGAGAAATGAGGAACAAGTACGGGAAGCACAACTTAAAGTTGAAAGGGAAATGCCTGAATTGAAAACGCAGagtgaacaaaaaaaaagcGATGAATATATAATTGAACAAAAACGTCGTAGAGAACTGCTAAAAATTATCGATCCACCAAGAGAAAAAGACCAACAGTATGgaataacaagaaaaaataaaaagggaAGAGCAACCAAAGGCCGTCAAGTTTATGATGACGAAGTATTAAACCGTGAATTGAATGCATCACAACTTGAAATGGAAATATCAATGGGCCAACAAACGCGTGATATGGAAAGAAATATAGAAAGAGATATGGACAAGCAAATGCGCGATATGGAAACAGCACAACTTGAAATGGAAAGAAATATGGAAAGAGATATGGACAAGCAAATGCGCGATATGGAAACAGCGCAACTTGAAATGGGAAAAAAAATGGAAAGAGATATGGACAAGCAAATGCGCGATATGGACATTAAAATGCGCGATATGGGAAGATCGATTGACCAACAAGTGCGCGGTGTCGAAAGAGGACAGCGTGGAATGAAAAGTGATCAATTTAATCCACGAATTCGgcgtaatcgtaataatatgcaaattacaTCTGGCAACCGTGGAGTAGGGAGAATAgggataaacaatttttatgttt TCCAATTGCGACTACTTTCACTGGTAAACATGAAGCTCTACATTATAAAACCAATGTACACGTCACTTATATTGGTGATTTTTTTCGTGGCATTATCCTC ttcaatatcaatttttacaattgatggaaaaacatatttagattcagaatatgaaataatttttggagGACGCaatgttttaa atataaatcaaaatacgaTTACAGGATTGAAAAGCTATAGACCATTATCTgacgatgaaaaaataattatacaggagaaaaagaaaataatagacATACAGGAGGAAAAGGACAGGCAAATCAGGGACGAAGAAAGAGAAAAGGAACGAAAATTGCGCGATGCCGAAAGGGAGAGGCATAGGAAACAACGCGAATTCGAACGGGAAATGCGTGATAAGGAAAGAGAGATGTTCCGACAACAACGAGATGAAGATAGGATACAACGCGATTTGCAGAGACAGAGAGATCAATATTTACGAGAAGAGGATAGGAATGAGCAGCTAAGACGACGTGACGAGGAGCGACAAATGCGCGACGCGCAAAGAGAAAAGGAACAACAACAGCGCGCGACCGAATGGTCACAGCGGGGGGCCAAATGGTTACAGCGCGGGGCCGAATGGTCACAGCGTGGATTGGCAAGACTGCGAGAGCAACAACAGCGTGAAGAAAACAGAGCGGCGGACCTGAAAACACGCGAGGAAAATCGTGCGATGCTCGAGGCGCAGAAAGAAATGAACCGATCAAATCGGTATGCCGAAAAAGCACAAACCATAGCGGAAACGACACAGCAACAGCGAAGACGCGATCTCGAACTCAGAGAAGGAATACAAATACATCGCAAACTGGAAAGAGTCCAACCCAATGATGGGCGATCATCGAGAAACGGCGGGAACAACAAGAAACGACGCGCCGAGAGCTCCGAGAACTCTGAGAACTCCGAGAGCGAGGCGGATGCGCCGAAGAGACAGATTGGCCGCAAAAATACGTCTTATGGCAACCGTGGAGCTGGAAACGTAAGAGTgaataaccaaaataaaataagttttaggGGTAACGAGATTAGCTTTTAA
- the LOC132930311 gene encoding uncharacterized protein LOC132930311, translating into MLLFSCIEIIYKMLAVYLCLISVLTPLVSSKISLLSFGGKTYLNGQYIVEAPDNGNIKDGIVNGYTQKLKLNIIRSLTLPERLILGEQLKKSNDILSQREAENVKRLEDRENELDKLFKGEEKQQFKKLTNDEVPQEAISHGKFEEMRGQNKITEAKGVEGNSRMMRYAV; encoded by the exons ATGCTTTTATTTAgttgtattgaaattatttacaaaatgttagcGGTATACTTATGCTTAATTAGTGTTTTAACCCCATTAGTATCCTCGAA aatttctCTACTATCTTTTGGAggaaaaacatatttgaatGGCCAGTATATAGTAGAAGCACCCGATAATGGCAATATAAAAGATG GAATTGTGAATGGCTATactcaaaaattgaaattaaacattataagatCATTGACGCTTCCTGAAAGATTAATTCTAGGAGagcaattaaaaaaatcgaatGATATATTATCTCAACGGGAGGCGGAAAATGTGAAAAGATTAGAGGACCGTGAAAATGAATTGGATAAATTGTTCAAAGGAGAAGAAAAGcaacaattcaaaaaattaacaaacgaTGAAGTCCCACAAGAAGCTATAAGCCATGGGAAATTTGAAGAAATGCGGgggcaaaataaaattacagaGGCTAAAGGCGTTGAAGGTAACTCACGAATGATGCGGTACGCTGTGTAA